One part of the Ornithorhynchus anatinus isolate Pmale09 chromosome 21, mOrnAna1.pri.v4, whole genome shotgun sequence genome encodes these proteins:
- the LOC114806201 gene encoding RIMS-binding protein 3-like: protein MAKGAPGAAGAGGRPAPKRSAGPNPLALLEEQKREAEALRAELEAERARAQAARRQFSAEARELREAAERERQQLSDQLRSRWERQRARDLHRLQEATLRAREAEIRQLLRWKEAEMREVRHLLRHERDVAVRQARELQRQLAEELVGRGRGGRPGPGPDARDPEPAPAAEASALGGGRPQDQGPVQPRWETDGEQAARIRHLQAALELERGLFLKYILEHFHWDPAAVLALPPLGPGRARRGGPAPGAVRPASAASRALALVRPRPGPARRRRRRSLESLRARPKAGSPAAVRSRSLDSCPGSGRAGDPPRQPWEPPRRRGPRRPGEEGESRGPQAKGHPDRPDGPFDNAARASPEPADRPRNVEDEVRRLAGLARRLDDHARALHEAGLGLPGPAPGLLAGAADLDLLAKAFARQRARDLAEQAAVLLARDKEIRALREECGALRARLETSPPGPAAASAAPDADRLLCEAQKEVLRLQRQVMLQTLRGPPQAGEPATGAARDGPPPGSPDPGPAERQVLQRVRCLDLELGEKRGQCERLELDVRAAQDRCRQLEAQLREALRESARLARENARLRERARTNHRTDGGQPSRGAEGPEGEDEEEEQQEDDGEDDGTGGGSPPERDRPRAPDGLRGRATAGPRHRAGPAHRAPSPDPGAPAARAPPPTNPRLAPDSPEGPGPEESGPEARRRRPGSARLRVFLARHSYDPFLGPNESPEAELPLTAGEYIYIFGEVDEDGFLEGELMDGRRGLVPSNLVEQVSDSDRASFPPPELSDFAAVSGRGAGPLGPWDECNYPEDGPWPERAPRGPRVPAEAPGAPCPRCPLQATRPPRRQPVGDPRARGEPGLSGGSRALPGTPGRPAGLRLCGVAATSAEITWSGDGISPHAVYLDGEQQALTGAGVGAFSFRGLRPRTRYGVSVEAWPLARRERPPAPGLTFTTLAPGPPDPPLAVAVEPLPTPGAVAVSWIPVTIDAAGSSNGARVTGYAVYADGLKVAEVVSPTAGSALLELPWPHAPRPPHAVSVRTLSRYGESPDSVPAQIPAGLVPRPPPAASHPWEWTPPARPGPPPPASPARPASPPPPAQLAAQPPVLVTAQPAVLLTARAAAVQPAAHATVQATVYLAARPTVQPVAPPDAQPAVHPAGWPQVHLTAQPGGRPALGPAGRLATQPDPQAAVHPAVHPTVRSPARPEAPTDTRPPADPTARSANRYEVYPAAQPAVHRAPASEGPPEVAPEKRTETSADGWEEEEEEEEEEEKEEEEEEEKEEVEESLREGVGGSDLHSLKDKPGNPSARGGVLGKREPQVPGPRGRWECQPPSGQETQSPAESHGAQPPGSPGNPGPEPAVASAADGPLTASDAPPGAAGGPGAEAEGSRSGERCGLGSPRVGGPAGAGPPPARSPAATAASGPGNDRHPTAAGTPGQPTSSPGPRTRRAPPPGSKKTRGASTPQPC from the exons ATGGCCAAGGGCGCCCCgggagcggcgggggccggggggcgtccgGCCCCCAAGAGGTCGGCGGGCCCCAACCCCCTGGCGCTGCTGGAGGAGCAGAAGCGCGAGGCCGAGGCGCTGCGGGCCGAGCTGGAGGCCGAGCGGGCCCGGGCCCAGGCGGCCCGCCGCCAGTTCTCCGCCGAGGCCCGGGAGCTGCGGGAGGCGGCCGAGCGGGAGCGGCAGCAACTGTCCGACCAGCTGCGGTCGCGCTGGGAGCGGCAGCGGGCCCGCGACCTCCACCGGCTGCAGGAGGCCACGCtgcgggcccgggaggccgagATCCGCCAGCTGCTGCGCTGGAAGGAGGCCGAGATGCGGGAGGTGCGGCACCTGCTGCGACACGAGCGCGACGTGGCCGTCCGCCAGGCCCGCGAGCTGCAGCGCCAGCTGGCCGAGGAGCTGGTCGGCCGCGGgcgcggcgggcggcccgggcccggccccgacgCCCGGGACCCCGAGCCCGCGCCGGCCGCCGAGGCCTCGGCCCTCGGCGGCGGCCGCCCGCAGGACCAGGGCCCCGTCCAGCCGCGCTGGGAGACGGACGGCGAGCAGGCCGCGCGCATCCGACACCTCCAGGCCGCCCTGGAGCTGGAGCGCGGCCTCTTCCTCAAGTACATCCTGGAGCACTTCCACTGGGACCCGGCCGCCGTGCTGGCGCTCCCGCCcctcggcccgggccgggcccgccgagGGGGACCGGCCCCCGGCGCCGTCCGCCCGGCCTCCGCCGCCTCCCGCGCCCTGGCCCTGGTCCGGccgcgccccggcccggcccgccgccgccgccgccgctcgctGGAGAGCCTCCGGGCCCGGCCCAAGGCCGGCAGCCCCGCCGCCGTCCGGTCCCGCTCGCTGGACAGctgcccgggctccggccgggccggggaccccccgCGCCAACCCTGGGAGCCGCCGCGCCGCCGCGGGCCGCGCCGCCCGGGAGAGGAGGGCGAGAGCCGGGGGCCCCAAGCCAAGGGCCACCCCGACCGTCCCGACGGCCCCTTCGACAACGCCGCCCGGGCCTCCCCGGAGCCGGCCGACCGGCCGCGGAACGTGGAGGACGAGGTGCGGCGCCTCGCCGGCCTCGCCCGGCGCCTCGACGACCACGCCCGGGCCCTGCACGAGGCCGGCCTGGGGctgcccgggcccgcccccgggcTGCTGGCCGGCGCGGCCGACCTGGACCTGCTCGCGAAGGCCTTCGCCCGCCAGCGGGCCCGGGACCTCGCCGAACAGGCCGCCGTGCTGCTGGCCCGCGACAAGGAGATCCGAGCCCTGCGGGAGGAGTGCGGGGCCCTGCGGGCCCGACTGGAGAcgagcccgcccggccccgccgccgcctccgccgccccggACGCCGACCGCCTCCTCTGCGAAGCCCAGAAGGAAGTGCTGCGCCTGCAGAGGCAGGTGATGCTGCAGACCCTGCGGGGCCCGCCGCAGGCCGGGGAGCCCGCGACGGGGGCGGCGCGGGACGGGCCTCCGCCGGgcagccccgaccccggccccgccgagcGGCAGGTCCTGCAGCGGGTGCGCTGCCTGGACCTGGAGCTGGGGGAGAAGCGGGGTCAGTGCGAGAGGCTGGAGCTGGACGTGCGGGCCGCCCAGGACCGCTGCCGCCAGCTGGAGGCACAGCTGCGGGAGGCGCTGCGGGAGAGCGCCCGCCTGGCCCGGGAGAACGCCCGCCtgcgggaaagagcccggaccaaCCACCGGACGGACGGCGGGCAGCCGagccgaggggccgaggggccggaaggcgaggacgaggaggaggagcagcaggaggacgaCGGGGAAGACGACGGCACCGGCGGGGGAAGCCCGCCGGAGCgggaccggccccgggcccccgacgGCCTCCGTGGGCGGGCGACGGCGGGGCCGAGACaccgggccggcccggcccaccGCGCTCCATCGCCggaccccggggcccccgccgcccgcgccccgccccccaccaacccccgacTCGCCCCCGACTCGCCGGAGGGCCCCGGGCCCGAAGAGTCGGGGCCGGAGGCGAGGCGCCGCcgccccggctcggcccggctcaGGGTCTTCCTGGCCCGGCACAGCTACGACCCCTTCCTCGGCCCCAACGAGAGCCCCGAGGCGGAGCTGCCGCTGACGGCGGGCGAGTACATCTACATCTTCGGGGAGGTGGACGAGGACGGCTTCCTGGAGGGGGAGCTGATGGACGGCCGGCGGGGGCTGGTCCCCTCCAACCTGGTGGAACAGGTGTCCGACAGCGACAgggcctccttcccgcccccggaGCTCAGCGACTTCGCCGCCGTCTCCGGCCGCGGCGCCGGCCCCCTCGGGCCCTGGGACGAGTGCAACTACCCGGAGGACGGCCCGTGGCCCGAGCGGGCGCCGAGGGGTCCGCGGGTGCCCGCGGAGGCCCCCGGCGCGCCCTGCCCGCGGTGCCCGCTCCAGGCCACCCGGCCCCCACGCCGTCAGCCCGTcggcgacccccgggcccgcggcgag cccggCCTCTCGGGGGGCAGCCGGGCCTTGCCGGGCACCCCCGGGAGGCCGGCGGGCCTCAGGCTGTGCGGCGTCGCCGCCACCTCCGCCGAGATCACCTGGTCAGGCGACGGCATCTCCCCGCACGCCGTCTACCTGGACGGCGAGCAGCAGGCGCTGACCGGGGCCGGCGTGGGCGCCTTCTCCTTCCGCGGCCTGCGGCCCCGGACCCGGTACGGCGTCAGCGTGGAGGCCTGGCCGCTGGCCCGGCGGGAgcggcctccggcccccgggctGACCTTCACCACcctggcccccgggcccccggacccgcccctgGCCGTGGCCGTGGAGCCGCTGCCCACGCCGGGGGCCGTGGCCGTCAGCTGGATCCCGGTGACCATCGACGCCGCGGGCTCGTCCAACGGGGCGCGGGTCACGGGCTACGCGGTGTACGCCGACGGCCTGAAGGTGGCCGAAGTGGTGTCCCCCACGGCCGGGAGCGCCCTGCTGGAGCTGCCCTGGCCGCacgccccgcggcccccccacGCGGTGTCCGTGAGGACCCTGTCACGCTACGGGGAGTCCCCGGATTCGGTGCCCGCCCAGATCCCCGCCGGCCTGGTgccgcgcccccctcccgccgccagcCACCCCTGGGAGTggacgcccccggcccggcccggcccgccgcccccggcatCCCCTGCGAGACcggcgtcccccccgccccctgcccagctCGCCGCCCAGCCTCCGGTCCTGGTCACCGCCCAGCCCGCGGTCCTGCTCACCGCCCGCGCCGCTGCGGTCCAGCCCGCGGCCCACGCCACGGTCCAGGCTACCGTCTACCTGGCCGCCCGGCCCACGGTCCAGCCCGTGGCCCCGCCTGACGCCCAGCCCGCCGTCCACCCCGCAGGCTGGCCCCAGGTCCACCTAACGGCCCAGCCAGGCGGCCGGCCTGCGCTCGGCCCCGCCGGGCGCCTGGCAACTCAGCCCGACCCCCAGGCCGCGGTCCACCCCGCCGTCCACCCCACAGTCCGATCCCCTGCCCGCCCTGAAGCCCCGACTGACACCCGGCCGCCTGCCGACCCCACGGCCCGGTCTGCCAACCGGTATGAGGTCTACCCCGCCGCCCAGCCCGCGGTCCACCGTGCTCCGGCCTCGGAGGGACCCCCGGAAGTCGCCCCGGAGAAGAGGACGGAGACCTCGGCAG atggctgggaggaggaggaggaggaggaggaagaagaagagaaggaggaggaggaagaagaagagaaggaggaagtggaggaaagtCTGCGTGAAGGTGTTGGGGGCTCTGACCTGCACAGCCTGAAGGATAAACCGGGCAACCCAAGTGCTAGAGGTGGCGTTTTGGGAAAGAGAGAGCCCCAAGTCCCCGGCCCCAGAGGCCGCTGGGAGTGCCAACCACCATCGGGCCAGGAAACCCAATCCCCGGCGGAGAGCCACGGGGCCCAGCCCCCGGGATCTCCGGGAAACCCTGGCCCGGAGCCGGCGGTGGCCAGCGCCGCTGACGGTCCCCTGACCGCGTCGGACgcccccccgggggccgccggagggccgggggcggaggcggagggaTCGCGCTCGGGAGAGCGATGTGGCCTTGGCTCTCCACGCGTTGGGGGCCCGGCGGGTGCAGGCCCCCCACCCGCCAGGTCCCCGGCGGCCACGGCGGCCTCCGGGCCCGGGAACGACCGCCACCCCACCGCCGCCGGCACCCCGGGCCAGCCCACCTCGAGCCCGGGGCCGAGAACCAGGagggcccctcccccggggagTAAAAAGACCAGGGGGGCCTCGACCCCTCAGCCCTGCTGA